GGCGCGGAAGAAGAGGACGTCGCCCGCTTCGAGCCGCGCGAGATCGTCGCCGGCCTGGACGACGAGCGTGCCACTCAGAATGGTCAAATGCTCGTATGTCTTCGGAGCATGCGCGTGCGCCTCTTCCACGCAGCCGGGCGCGAGCGAGATCTCGTAGACCTCGGGCGCGTCGGCCTGTCCCAGCGGCGAGAGCGCGCGGGAACGGAAGCCGTTGTCCGACGAGGCGACGACGCGTCCTTGCCCGGAGCGGCGGATGCTGAACGCGACGTCGGGCCGCCCGGGATACGCGACCAGGGCGCCGAACGGCACCTCCAGCGCCGTCGCGAGCGTCCACACCGCGCGCAGGCTCGGGATGAGCTCGCCACGCTCGAGCCGTTCGAGGATCGGGACGTCGATGCCCGTGCGCCGCTCGAGCTCGCCGAGCGTCACGCCCCGCTTGCGACGATGGCGCTCGATGTTGCTCCCGACCGCCGCCGCGAGCGCACGGCCCTCGGGGCTGTCGGGCCCCCGGACCGCTTCCGCCCGCTCGTCGCGGACGGTCTCTTCGAGGGCGTCGTCGATCGTCGGGAGCTGCGTCGTCATCACGATCCTCGCTCGCGCTTCTCGATACGGATCTTCTCGGTCCGGTCGACCTGCACCACCACCCCGTCCTGCACCACTGCCGTCACCGTCCCGAAGCGCAGGCCCCGCAGCGCCGTCTGGATGCGCTCGAGCGCATCGCGGGTGCGATCGAGCGGGGTCGGCACGTCGGTCGTCGATTGGTCGTTTCGCATACAATCCCCATCCCCTCAAATGATGTAGTCTTGGACGAACACGCGCATCTGCCGCGGCGACACCTGGACGACGTCGCCCGGCACCAGCTTCAGCTCGGTGAACCGGTCCCAGGAGAGGTCCACGTTCAGCACGACGCCGAACGTCTCCGAGTAGACGCGCACCTTCACCACCGGGCGGGCCGGGTTGATGTGCGTCACCTTGGCCTCGAGACTCGGGCGGCCGTTCTTCGTGCGCAGGATCTCGAGCTCGTGCGAGCGCACGAACGCCATGGCCTGACGTGACTCGGAGTCGGTGTACTCGGGGTACGCCACCTCGATGTTGCCGAGCGTCGCGCGGCCCGACTGCACGCTGCCGTGGAAGACGTTCACGTTGCCGAGGAAGTCCATGACGAAGGGGTTCGCCGGATGCTCGAAGATCTCCGCCGGCGATCCGATCTGCTCGATCTTCCCGTGGTTCATGATGACGACCCGGTCGGACACCTCGAACGCCTCCTCCTGGTCGTGCGTGACGAACACGCTCGTCACGTGGATCTCGTCGTGCAGGCGGCGCAGCCACTGGCGCAGCTCCTGTCGCACCTTCGCGTCGAGCGCGCCGAAGGGCTCGTCGAGGAGCAGCACCTTCGGCTGCGCCGCGAGCGCCCGGGCGAGGGCGACGCGCTGGCGCTGGCCGCCGGAGAGCTGCGACGGCAGCG
The window above is part of the Candidatus Eisenbacteria bacterium genome. Proteins encoded here:
- a CDS encoding XRE family transcriptional regulator, which translates into the protein MTTQLPTIDDALEETVRDERAEAVRGPDSPEGRALAAAVGSNIERHRRKRGVTLGELERRTGIDVPILERLERGELIPSLRAVWTLATALEVPFGALVAYPGRPDVAFSIRRSGQGRVVASSDNGFRSRALSPLGQADAPEVYEISLAPGCVEEAHAHAPKTYEHLTILSGTLVVQAGDDLARLEAGDVLFFRADVPHRYENPGDVEVVAHLVMTYAARS
- a CDS encoding DUF2292 domain-containing protein, whose amino-acid sequence is MRNDQSTTDVPTPLDRTRDALERIQTALRGLRFGTVTAVVQDGVVVQVDRTEKIRIEKRERGS
- a CDS encoding sulfate ABC transporter ATP-binding protein; translated protein: MSITVKNVTKSFGTFVALNDVTLEVPAGELLALLGPSGSGKTTLLRIISGLEAPDSGTVFYHDEDVTDAAVRERNVGFVFQHYALFRHMTVFDNVAFGLRVRNRPKAEIRDRVHELLRLVQLDGYERSLPSQLSGGQRQRVALARALAAQPKVLLLDEPFGALDAKVRQELRQWLRRLHDEIHVTSVFVTHDQEEAFEVSDRVVIMNHGKIEQIGSPAEIFEHPANPFVMDFLGNVNVFHGSVQSGRATLGNIEVAYPEYTDSESRQAMAFVRSHELEILRTKNGRPSLEAKVTHINPARPVVKVRVYSETFGVVLNVDLSWDRFTELKLVPGDVVQVSPRQMRVFVQDYII